A single window of Crassostrea angulata isolate pt1a10 chromosome 8, ASM2561291v2, whole genome shotgun sequence DNA harbors:
- the LOC128161259 gene encoding collagen alpha-2(VIII) chain-like, producing MDFKTMLPFLACWCVFLISFSDAEQQKPSSFLSNYSSYKNICHKIGWEPKCRTEAQKGCSGKIVAFHAILSSRLTNVPIKTIIKFGQVLVNEGSGYNPATGKFTAPLDGVYSFSWTYCTNKGSNAYLGGYVDGKLITKISNYGQANSWKNTSGHLVIKLMKGNQFWVQAFYSTAQLIHEEYTFLSGYKLSGC from the exons ATGGATTTCAAGACAATGCTTCCCTTTTTGGCGTGTTGGTGCGTGTTTCTGATCAGCTTCTCAGATGCCGAACAGCAGAAACCAAGCAGCTTCCTCAGTAACTATTCCAGTTACAAAAACATCTGCCACAAAATCGGCTGGGAACCAAAATGTAGAACCGAGGCTCAAAAGG gTTGCAGTGGAAAAATTGTTGCCTTCCATGCAATTCTTTCTTCAAGGCTTACTAATGTACCTATAAAAACCATCATTAAGTTCGGACAAGTTTTGGTAAACGAAGGAAGTGGATATAACCCAGCCACGGGTAAATTTACAGCCCCGCTAGATGGTGTCTATTCGTTTTCTTGGACTTACTGTACAAACAAAGGTTCAAATGCATATCTTGGTGGATATGTGGATGGCAAGTTGATaaccaaaatatcaaattacGGCCAGGCAAACAGTTGGAAAAATACATCAGGACATCTCGTCATCAAACTGATGAAAGGAAATCAGTTTTGGGTTCAGGCGTTCTACTCTACTGCTCAGCTTATACATGAAGAGTACACATTTCTGTCAGGATACAAACTATCTGGTTGTTAA